CCGACGCCGACCGGGTCCGACTCCACGGCGTCAAGGAATCCGGGTCGGTGTTCACCGATCTCGAGGACATGACCGTCGAGACCGCACGGAACGGCGACCACCTCGCGGTGAGCGGCGATTCAGGCGGGGACTCGTGGTTCGGGCTCGGCGGTGGTTCGATATCGCTCGACGCCGCGGTGCCGAGTGGGATTCGCGTCGAGGCCGTGACCGCGAAGAACGGCGACGCCACCGCGACCGGCGTCGTGGGCGACGTGGCGCTCCGTTCGACCAACGGCACGGTCGCGGCGCGGAACGTCGACGGGTTCGTCTCGCTCTCCTCGACCAACGGGCCGGTCCGGGCACGGCGCGTGAGGGGGATCGCGGGTGCCGAAACCACCAACGGCGACGTCGACGTTCACGTACCCCGGATCGACGGCCACGTCTCGCTCTCTTTGACAAACGGCCAGATCACCGCCGCGCTCGCGCCGAACCTTGACGCGCGGGTGACCGCGACGACCACCAACGGGAACATTACGACGACGGGACTCCCGCTCGACGCGACCGGGTCGGACCGGAACAGCCTCACCGGAACCATCGGCACGGGCACCAACCGACTCACTGTCAGGACGACCAACGGCTCGATCAAGCTCACGCGGCTTGGTTGACCCGCCCCGTCGAACGGCGAGGCTCGTCCCAGTTAGGTCCGGAGCGAGAGGAGGATCGCCACCAAGCCGAGCACGTTGGCGGCCACGACCCCCAGCAGCGTCGTGGCGTCGGAGAGACCG
This is a stretch of genomic DNA from Halococcus salsus. It encodes these proteins:
- a CDS encoding DUF4097 family beta strand repeat-containing protein; this translates as MTSDDGSAVTLSRRRLLGGCAVGLGAFSAGCSGATPFVGKREEFDRTLGMTEGRLTLETDSGAASVRRADADRVRLHGVKESGSVFTDLEDMTVETARNGDHLAVSGDSGGDSWFGLGGGSISLDAAVPSGIRVEAVTAKNGDATATGVVGDVALRSTNGTVAARNVDGFVSLSSTNGPVRARRVRGIAGAETTNGDVDVHVPRIDGHVSLSLTNGQITAALAPNLDARVTATTTNGNITTTGLPLDATGSDRNSLTGTIGTGTNRLTVRTTNGSIKLTRLG